Proteins from a genomic interval of Arachis hypogaea cultivar Tifrunner chromosome 10, arahy.Tifrunner.gnm2.J5K5, whole genome shotgun sequence:
- the LOC112717137 gene encoding pollen-specific leucine-rich repeat extensin-like protein 3, which translates to MAHHHHPKLLASSFLILFTFSSLSTFSHAHFLLEELHFANDRLKNAYVALQAWKQAIYSDPYNTTANWVGSDVCSYNGVFCAPALDDPSLDVVAGIDLNHADIAGHLPGELGLLTDLALFHINSNRFCGIVPPCMENLTLMHEFDISNNRFVGGFPNVVLKWSDMKYLDLRYNDFEGSLPPQLFEMDLDAIFLNNNRFTSVLPATLSKSKASVITFANNKFTGCIPKSIGKLNKLNEILFMGNKLGGCFPQEIGMMEDLNVLDLSDNNFVGTLPNMTGLQNVEVIDIARNELSGYVSDSVCQLPSLKNFTYSDNYFNGEAPACVAAVAAYKGSISTTVFDDSGNCLTGRKNQKKSKVCLPVLTRPVDCSKACGDGEGGGNNNKAPSLTPKKSPPKPKVSKPHSPPPPSPPPVSSPPPPPSLVYSPPPPPTYSPPPPPPPVHSPPPPTQSPPPPPPVYSPPPPTMSPPPPPPVFSPPPPTQSPPPPPVYSPPPPTQSPPPPPPVYSPPPPTQSPPPPPPVYSPPPPTQSPPPPPPVYSPPPPTRSPPPPPVYSPPPPTYSPPPPTPVYSPPPPTKSPPPPPVYSPPPPAWDDDVVLPQHFGSAYRSPPPPAIIGY; encoded by the coding sequence ATggctcatcatcatcaccctAAATTATTAGCTTCTTCTTTTCTCATCCTCTttactttctcttctctttcaacaTTTTCACATGCACACTTTCTTCTAGAAGAACTCCATTTCGCCAATGACAGGCTTAAGAATGCCTATGTTGCTCTCCAAGCATGGAAACAAGCTATCTACTCTGACCCTTACAACACAACCGCTAATTGGGTTGGCAGCGATGTTTGCTCCTACAATGGCGTCTTCTGCGCTCCCGCTCTCGACGATCCCTCCCTCGACGTCGTCGCCGGCATCGATCTTAATCATGCTGACATTGCCGGACACCTTCCCGGCGAGTTAGGCCTCTTGACCGACTTGGCGCTTTTCCACATCAATTCCAACAGGTTCTGCGGAATCGTACCTCCATGCATGGAGAATCTAACTCTCATGCACGAATTTGACATAAGTAACAATCGATTCGTTGGTGGCTTTCCCAACGTGGTTCTCAAATGGTCAGACATGAAGTATCTGGATCTTAGATACAACGATTTCGAAGGGTCTTTGCCGCCTCAACTGTTCGAGATGGATCTGGATGCAATCTTCTTGAACAATAACCGTTTCACCTCTGTTCTCCCTGCCACCCTCAGCAAATCCAAGGCTTCGGTTATTACTTTCGCTAACAATAAGTTCACAGGCTGCATTCCGAAATCGATTGGAAAGTTGAACAAGTTGAATGAGATTCTCTTCATGGGCAACAAACTGGGTGGTTGCTTCCCTCAAGAGATTGGAATGATGGAGGATTTGAATGTTTTGGATCTTAGCGACAACAATTTTGTAGGTACTCTGCCTAACATGACGGGTTTGCAGAACGTGGAGGTTATAGACATTGCAAGGAATGAGCTTAGCGGTTATGTGTCTGATTCTGTTTGTCAATTACCTTCTCTGAAGAACTTCACTTACTCTGATAATTACTTCAACGGGGAAGCTCCAGCTTGTGTTGCTGCTGTTGCTGCTTATAAGGGTTCAATTAGTACAACTGTTTTTGATGACTCAGGAAATTGTTTGACTGGAAGGAAGAATCAAAAGAAATCTAAGGTGTGTTTGCCAGTACTAACACGGCCTGTAGATTGTAGTAAGGCTTGTGGTGACGGAGAAGGAGGTGGTAATAATAATAAGGCCCCCTCGTTAACACCCAAAAAGTCACCTCCAAAGCCAAAGGTTAGTAAACCAcattcaccaccaccaccatcaccaccaccagttagttctcctcctcctcctccatccCTAGTTtactcaccaccaccaccacctacatactctcctcctcctcctcctccaccagTGCACTCTCCACCGCCACCAACTCAATCACCTCCCCCACCACCACCAGTTTACTCTCCCCCACCTCCAACTAtgtcacctcctcctcctccaccagTTTTCTCTCCACCACCACCAACTCAGTCCCCTCCTCCACCCCCTGTTTactctccaccaccaccaactcagtcccctcctcctcctccaccagtttactctccaccaccaccaacTCAGTCACCACCACCTCCACCCCCGGTTTACTCACCGCCACCACCAACTCAGTCACCTCCTCCTCCACCCCCAGTGTactctccaccaccaccaacTCGGTCACCACCACCTCCCCCAGTTTACTCGCCACCACCGCCAACTTACTCACCTCCTCCTCCAACCCCAGTATACTCACCACCGCCACCAACTAAGTCACCTCCTCCACCCCCAGTTTACTCGCCACCACCACCAGCATGGGATGATGATGTCGTCCTCCCACAACACTTTGGATCTGCATACAGATCACCTCCTCCACCGGCTATTATTGgatactaa
- the LOC112717138 gene encoding uncharacterized protein, translating into MDDKTQPLNKKNDDDEEDNVVAERQEPNPPAATGGWGFSSFSFLSDLQKAAAVAAEEISRNAAAVAETASKSFAELHDGAEDSEPEKDAAGESPTEKESDDEDDKLRKSALDKLEKASEDSLLSQSLKVFDNSVETFASGAWTALGNAWRGSTELVQRLENSASNLAGSVQQGGPPGPNATSLLETGKAFTAKGMQVLEYVGKETMDLLISETGIDVEKPNTEGGEQKDEDQLSEEVTFDRCFYIYGGPEQLEELEALSSHYALLFNRRKAKLSAEQKSVYDGKLKEVQQIFNLSTEMDGSSADLNKGKTVKRENEGSGDEMKNLHDSSVNKAAEMAAGFTNVLAGLAVNDIIQRTTGRLESLHSEGVHRLSEMCCFSVSQLLMLGKSIISCANKTEDGEVDEDKVNIEWPEDVSAKAKIIRLNAQTMIGYVEAVSNSFITGISDVTEAYQAAIKVVTTPAESHTDYPQKSVPEKATTFSEHLRADQATAISKIQDGLQFLAHVVISTSMNAA; encoded by the exons ATGGATGACAAAACGCAGCCTCTCAACAAGAAAAACGACGATGACGAGGAAGACAACGTAGTCGCTGAACGACAAGAGCCCAATCCGCCAGCTGCCACCGGAGGCTggggattttcgtccttctcctttCTCTCCGATCTTCAGAAGGCCGCTGCCGTTGCCGCCGAAGAGATCTCTCGCAAT GCTGCTGCAGTTGCAGAGACAGCTTCAAAGAGCTTTGCGGAGTTGCATGACGGTGCTGAGGATTCAGAACCAGAGAAAGATGCTGCTGGAGAATCTCCTACTGAAAAGGAAAGTGATGATGAGGATGACAAATTGAGAAAATCTGCGCTGGATAAATTGGAGAAAGCTAGTGAAGATTCATTACTTAGCCAG AGCTTGAAGGTTTTTGATAATTCTGTTGAGACATTTGCTTCTGGAGCATGGACTGCCTTGGGAAACGCATGGAGAGGGAGCACTGAATTGGTTCAGAG GCTTGAGAATTCAGCATCAAACCTTGCAGGATCCGTACAACAAGGTGGGCCTCCAGGTCCCAATGCAACATCCCTATTAGAG ACTGGAAAAGCTTTTACTGCAAAGGGAATGCAAGTTCTTGAATATGTTGGTAAGGAGACAATGGACCTATTAATCAGTGAAACTGGAATTGATGTTGAGAAGCCTAATACAGAAGGTGGAGAACAAAAAGATGAGGATCAATTATCAGAGGAAGTGACATTTGATCGATGCTTTTACATTTATGGAGGTCCGGAGCAGTTGGAG GAACTGGAAGCTCTGTCTAGTCATTATGCCCTGTTGTTTAACCGAAGAAAAGCAAAGTTATCAGCAGAGCAAAAGTCTGTATATGATGGGAAACTGAAAGAGGtccaacaaatttttaatttgagtaCTGAAATGGATGGAAGCAGTGCTGATTTAAACAAAGGAAAGACAGTAAAGAGAGAAAATGAAGGAAGCGGTGATGAGATGAAGAATTTACATGATTCAAGTGTCAACAAGGCTGCTGAAATGGCTGCAGG TTTTACGAATGTGTTGGCTGGGCTAGCTGTTAATGATATAATTCAGAGAACTACTGGAAGATTAGAATCTCTTCATTCTGAGGGAGTTCAT AGACTATCTGAAATGTGCTGTTTTTCAGTTTCTCAACTTCTAATGCTTGGCAAATCCATCATTTCTTGTGCCAACAAAACCGAGGATGGAGAAGTTGATGAAGATAAGGTGAACATTGAGTGGCCTGAAGATGTTTCTGCTAAAGCCAAGATCATAAGGTTAAATGCCCAGACAATGATAGGATACGTGGAAGCAGTTTCGAACAGTTTTATTACAG GCATATCTGATGTAACCGAGGCCTATCAAGCTGCCATTAAAGTTGTTACTACTCCTGCCGAGTCTCATACAGATTATCCTCAAAAATCGGTCCCAGAAAAAGCCACCACTTTCTCTGAACACCTTCGAGCTGATCAAGCCACAGCAATAAGCAAAATCCAGGACGGGTTGCAGTTTCTTGCACACGTAGTCATCTCAACCTCCATGAATGCTGCTTGA
- the LOC112717139 gene encoding protein LATERAL BRANCHING OXIDOREDUCTASE 1, which yields MGDIDPAFIQSTEHRANNHKKLVEVVEIPVIDMLQSREELISKIGRACEEWGFFQVTNHGVSSEVSSRAEAAAKMFFEQSTEEKRKVKRDEVNAMGYHDGEHTKNVRDWKEVFDYLVQNSAQVPLIESHEKELRTITNQWPQSPPDFREALEEYAREVEKLAYKLLELISLSLGLAGDKFHGCFKDQLSMVRLNHYPPCPFPDLALGVGRHKDSGVLTVLAQDDVGGLQVKRKSDGEWIPVTPTPGAFIINVGDMVQVWSNDKYESVEHRVVVNTERERFSIPFFFFPSHKIMVKPVEELVNEKNPPRYREYNWGHFYAHRNRTDFKKRDLENIQIYHFRILD from the exons aTGGGAGACATAGACCCAGCTTTCATACAATCCACAGAACACCGTGCCAACAACCACAAGAAGTTGGTGGAAGTTGTTGAAATTCCAGTCATAGACATGTTGCAAAGCAGGGAAGAACTTATCTCCAAGATTGGAAGGGCATGCGAGGAGTGGGGATTCTTCCAAGTAACCAATCATGGGGTTTCCTCTGAGGTGAGCTCAAGAGCAGAGGCTGCTGCGAAGATGTTCTTCGAGCAAAGCACGGAGGAGAAGAGGAAAGTGAAACGAGATGAAGTGAATGCGATGGGGTACCATGATGGAGAGCATACGAAGAACGTAAGGGATTGGAAAGAGGTGTTTGATTATCTTGTTCAGAACTCGGCACAAGTTCCACTCATTGAGTCCCATGAAAAAGAGCTCAGGACTATTACCAACCAATGGCCTCAATCCCCTCCTGATTTCAG GGAAGCATTGGAGGAGTATGCAAGGGAGGTGGAAAAGCTAGCATACAAGTTGTTGGAGCTGATTTCATTGAGCTTGGGGTTGGCTGGTGACAAGTTCCATGGTTGCTTCAAGGACCAGCTAAGCATGGTGAGGCTCAATCACTATCCTCCGTGCCCGTTCCCTGATCTAGCTCTCGGTGTCGGCCGCCATAAGGATAGCGGTGTCTTAACAGTGCTTGCCCAAGATGATGTTGGAGGCCTGCAAGTTAAGAGAAAATCAGATGGTGAATGGATCCCAGTTACACCTACCCCAGGAGCATTTATCATCAATGTTGGGGACATGGTTCAG GTTTGGAGCAATGACAAGTATGAAAGTGTGGAGCACAGAGTGGTGGTGAACACAGAGAGAGAAAGGTTCTCcattccattcttcttcttcccatCTCACAAGATTATGGTGAAGCCTGTGGAGGAGTTGGTGAATGAGAAAAACCCTCCAAGGTATAGAGAATACAACTGGGGTCACTTCTATGCTCACAGAAACCGCACTGATTTCAAGAAGCGTGATCTGGAGAATATCCAAATTTATCACTTCAGAATTTTGGATTAG
- the LOC112717143 gene encoding protein LATERAL BRANCHING OXIDOREDUCTASE 1, with amino-acid sequence MGEVDPAFIQDPEHRPKLCFSEAEGIPMIDLSPSREKEKDPSALDRLVKEIGSACKEWGFFQVINHGVPLDHRHKVEAAAREFFGESKEEKNKVRRDAVKVLGYYDTEHTKNVRDWKEVFDFSVEEPTLVPASLDPHNQDVTHWHNQWPHYPPYLREVCQEYAKDMVKLALELMELIALSLGLPQKRFHEFFKDQTSFIRLNHYPPCPSPHLALGVGRHKDSGVLTILAQDDVGGLEVKRKSDGEWVRVRPTPNAYIINVGDMIQVWSNEAYESVEHRVMVNSEKERFSIPFFLNPSHYTMVEPLEELVNENNPAKYKPYNWGKFLVTRKRSNFMKLDVENIQIYNFKV; translated from the exons ATGGGAGAGGTGGATCCAGCTTTCATCCAAGACCCAGAACACAGGCCAAAGCTATGCTTCAGTGAAGCAGAAGGGATCCCTATGATTGACCTCTCCCCatcaagagaaaaagaaaaagacccTTCTGCCCTTGATAGGCTTGTGAAGGAAATTGGCAGTGCATGCAAAGAGTGGGGGTTCTTTCAGGTAATCAACCATGGGGTCCCACTTGATCACAGACACAAAGTTGAAGCTGCAGCTAGAGAGTTCTTTGGTGAGAGCAAAGAAGAGAAGAACAAGGTTAGAAGAGATGCTGTGAAAGTGCTTGGTTACTATGACACAGAGCATACCAAGAATGTTAGAGATTGGAAAGAGGTCTTTGATTTCTCTGTTGAGGAACCTACCTTGGTCCCTGCTTCTCTTGATCCTCATAATCAAGATGTCACTCATTGGCATAATCAGTGGCCTCATTATCCACCATACTTGAG AGAGGTATGCCAAGAATATGCTAAGGACATGGTGAAACTAGCATTGGAGTTGATGGAACTTATTGCTCTGAGCTTAGGTTTGCCACAGAAACGGTTCCATGAGTTCTTCAAAGACCAAACAAGCTTTATAAGGCTGAACCATTATCCACCATGCCCTTCACCACACCTTGCTCTTGGAGTTGGTAGGCACAAGGATTCTGGTGTGTTAACCATTCTTGCTCAGGATGATGTTGGTGGCCTTGAAGTGAAGCGAAAATCCGATGGCGAATGGGTTCGGGTTAGGCCTACTCCTAATGCTTATATCATTAATGTTGGTGACATGATTCAG GTTTGGAGCAATGAAGCATATGAAAGTGTTGAGCATAGAGTTATGGTGAACtctgaaaaagaaaggttttcaaTTCCATTCTTTTTGAATCCTTCACACTACACCATGGTGGAACCATTAGAGGAGCTGGTAAATGAGAACAACCCTGCCAAATACAAGCCTTACAACTGGGGCAAGTTTTTAGTCACTAGAAAGCGCAGCAATTTCATGAAGCTTGATGttgaaaatattcaaatttataatttcaaGGTTTAG
- the LOC112717144 gene encoding putative disease resistance protein RGA1 codes for MSQVCSFFSKSVNPILFRAKLARKIENIQKEFNNVAEEMSKLNLNRSSVILKQDECGWRETSSSVLESEIIGREENKSDIVKLLKQTHPNQNVSLIVVVVGMGGLGKTALAQLVYNAAKDQNLFQKYIWVCVSENFEVKTVLKKILESLKKDAGGDSLEALQQKLREALNGQNYMLVLDDVWNEDHLKWSDLRSNYFQKKYQRWIKRNVAGIELLDLLLVWNTSDVITSLNLVGAPFQSLQYLPRKKKFLGK; via the exons ATGAGTCAGGTTTGTAGCTTCTTTTCCAAATCTGTGAATCCAATTCTTTTCCGTGCTAAGTTAGCTCGTAAGATTGAGAATATTCAAAAGGAGTTTAATAATGTCGCTGAAGAGATGTCTAAGTTGAACCTGAATCGGAGTTCGGTAATTCTTAAGCAAGATGAGTGTGGCTGGAGGGAAACAAGTTCGTCCGTTTTGGAATCAGAGATAATTGGAAGGGAAGAGAATAAAAGTGACATTGTTAAGTTGCTGAAGCAAACCCATCCGAACCAAAATGtttctttaattgttgttgttgttggtatggGGGGTTTAGGCAAGACAGCCCTTGCTCAGCTCGTGTACAATGCTGCTAAAGACCAGAACCTCTTTCAGAAATATATATGGGTGTGCGTTTCAGAAAATTTCGAGGTGAAAACTGTTTTGAAGAAGATCCTGGAGTCTTTGAAGAAGGATGCTGGTGGTGACTCATTAGAGGCCCTACAACAGAAGTTGCGAGAAGCATTGAATGGGCAAAATTATATGCTTGTGCTCGATGACGTGTGGAATGAAGATCATTTAAAGTGGAGTGATTTAAGATCGA ATTATTTCCAGAAGAAGTATCAGAGATGGATTAAGAGAAATGTTGCTGGTATTGAACTACTTGATCTGCTTCTGGTGTGGAATACCTCTGATGTCATCACCTCTCTTAATTTAGTTGGAGCTCCCTTCCAGTCTTTGCAATATTTGCCGAGAAAGAAAAAG TTCTTGGGCAAATGA
- the LOC112717142 gene encoding putative disease resistance protein RGA1 — protein sequence MSSELQTIGEEIAKKCRGVPLAIKTIGGFLRIRVEEIDQWSSFLHGNIWRLCEEEKSIMPVLNLSYQNLRPELRQCFAYCCLYPKDSEIQKDELIQLWMAQCYLASPIETQSMEDVGNQYVKILLMRSFFQYALTDECGHIESFKMHDLIHDLATLVAGNDCYLHTEGKGIVGRPMHVAFETITDCSLDVFDVCKLRTIINCEIATNLVAKLSFMKKLKCLRALNLSFRSMTQLPKSIDKVKHLRYLDLSYSQELRSLPESIGNLVCLQTLKLERCRSLVSLPESVGNLVCLQTLTLEYCGSLVTLPESIGNLICLQSLKLTECRQLVFPTKIIIKLINLKKLDIEGCKAFEGL from the coding sequence ATGAGCTCTGAATTGCAAACAATCGGAGAGGAAATCGCAAAGAAGTGTAGAGGAGTGCCATTGGCGATCAAAACAATAGGAGGCTTCCTACGGATAAGGGTTGAAGAAATTGATCAATGGTCAAGTTTTTTGCATGGTAATATTTGGAGGTTATGTGAAGAAGAGAAGAGTATCATGCCAGTGCTAAATTTGAGTTACCAAAACTTGCGTCCTGAACTAAGACAATGTTTTGCTTATTGTTGTCTATATCCAAAGGATTCAGAAATTCAAAAGGATGAATTGATTCAATTGTGGATGGCTCAATGTTATCTTGCAAGTCCAATTGAAACACAATCTATGGAGGATGTAGGTAATCAATATGTCAAGATTTTGTTAATGAGATCATTTTTTCAGTATGCATTAACAGATGAATGTGGTCATATTGAGTCCTTCAAGATGCATGATTTGATACATGATCTTGCAACGTTGGTAGCTGGAAATGATTGTTACTTACATACGGAGGGAAAAGGAATTGTTGGAAGACCCATGCACGTGGCATTTGAAACTATCACGGATTGTTCATTGGATGTGTTTGATGTTTGCAAATTACGGACAATCATCAATTGTGAGATTGCCACCAATTTAGTGGCCAAACTGTCTTTTATGAAAAAACTGAAGTGCCTTCGTGCTTTGAATTTATCATTTCGTTCTATGACTCAGCTACCAAAGTCCATTGATAAAGTCAAACATTTAAGATATCTTGATCTTTCATACTCTCAAGAACTAAGAAGTTTGCCTGAATCGATTGGCAATCTTGTTTGTTTGCAAACATTAAAACTAGAACGTTGTAGATCTTTAGTTAGTTTGCCTGAATCGGTCGGAAATCTTGTTTGTTTACAAACATTAACATTAGAATATTGTGGATCTTTAGTTACTTTGCCAGAATCAATTGGCAATCTTATTTGTTTACAGTCATTGAAATTAACTGAGTGTAGGCAACTTGTTTTTCcaacaaaaattattataaaattgatCAATTTGAAGAAGCTCGACATTGAAGGTTGTAAAGCCTTTGAAGGTTTGTAG